One genomic segment of Flavobacteriaceae bacterium includes these proteins:
- a CDS encoding STAS domain-containing protein: MKNLFSNIKGDAFGGITAGVVALPLALAFGVSSGLGPSAGLYGAIFISFFAALLGGTNTQISGPTAPMTAVSMVIIAGIIAANDGDLSKALPAILTVFLLSGLFQIGLGFAGLGKYIRYIPYPVVSGFMTAIGAIILITQILPSVGYYAKENAQFVDQFKEKATSSIYENMVIEKALELEFGEKALSSEDFNELVASSQKITSEDINKEAQTLAGKEASGVIGTLKVLPGALKNINWLELILALSTIIIIYGFKRITTAIPSTLVALLIMTGIAVGFGLDYRPIEEIPAGFPIPNTDIFTHFSLTNITPYIFTALTLALLGAIDSLLTSVVADNMTKTKHKPNKELVGQGIGNSIAAVFGGIPGAGATIRTVVNINSGGKTRLSGMIAGIMLLVILLGLGPVASKIPAAVLAGILITVGIGVMDYKGLRAIPSLPKDTSFKLFKVFSFKVSSEVIVMLIVLLLSTFWNLIYAVGIGLVIASLMFMKKIGDLTAQRSDVKSLKEEPWADEIGLTKSLQEKVFIKHIKGPLFFGSTSDFQQLIKQIPASASTIVIRMDRMQYIDQSGLYALEDVLVDLKKDGKNILAVDLQKQPEYMMERIDIIPDLIPEECIFDNFKECLSWIKKHQDIK, translated from the coding sequence ATGAAAAATCTTTTTTCAAATATAAAAGGCGATGCTTTTGGTGGTATCACTGCCGGAGTTGTTGCACTCCCGTTAGCCTTGGCTTTTGGGGTTTCTTCCGGTTTAGGGCCTAGTGCGGGGTTATATGGTGCTATCTTTATTAGCTTCTTCGCTGCACTTTTGGGAGGGACAAATACTCAAATTTCCGGACCTACTGCACCAATGACAGCCGTAAGCATGGTAATTATTGCGGGCATTATTGCAGCAAATGATGGCGATCTAAGCAAAGCACTACCCGCTATTTTAACGGTTTTTTTACTCTCGGGATTATTTCAAATTGGCTTGGGCTTTGCCGGATTGGGAAAATATATCCGATATATTCCTTATCCTGTAGTTTCCGGGTTTATGACAGCTATTGGAGCCATTATCTTAATCACTCAAATATTGCCATCCGTTGGATATTACGCCAAAGAAAATGCTCAATTTGTAGATCAGTTCAAGGAAAAAGCAACCTCCTCAATTTATGAAAATATGGTGATTGAAAAAGCGCTGGAATTAGAGTTTGGTGAAAAAGCCTTATCTTCTGAAGATTTTAATGAACTAGTGGCTTCATCTCAAAAAATTACCTCGGAAGATATTAATAAAGAGGCTCAAACACTCGCAGGAAAAGAAGCTTCCGGGGTTATTGGCACATTAAAAGTATTGCCCGGAGCGCTCAAAAATATAAATTGGTTAGAGTTAATTTTAGCGCTGAGTACCATTATCATAATTTATGGATTTAAACGCATTACAACTGCTATTCCCAGCACATTAGTAGCACTTCTTATTATGACAGGAATTGCTGTTGGTTTTGGCCTGGATTACAGGCCCATTGAAGAAATACCGGCAGGTTTTCCGATTCCAAATACAGATATTTTTACCCATTTTAGTTTAACAAACATAACGCCTTATATTTTTACAGCCTTAACACTCGCTCTGTTAGGGGCTATTGATTCATTATTAACCTCGGTTGTTGCGGACAATATGACCAAAACCAAACATAAGCCTAATAAAGAATTAGTAGGTCAGGGAATTGGAAACAGTATTGCTGCTGTTTTCGGTGGAATCCCGGGTGCCGGTGCAACAATCAGAACCGTAGTTAACATTAACTCCGGAGGAAAAACCAGATTATCCGGTATGATTGCCGGTATCATGCTATTAGTTATCTTATTAGGTTTAGGGCCTGTTGCTTCAAAAATTCCGGCAGCGGTTTTAGCGGGCATTTTAATTACTGTTGGTATTGGTGTGATGGACTATAAGGGTTTAAGAGCAATTCCGAGTTTACCAAAAGACACTTCCTTCAAATTATTTAAAGTATTCTCTTTTAAAGTAAGTTCAGAAGTAATTGTTATGCTCATCGTATTACTGCTTTCTACTTTTTGGAATTTGATTTACGCCGTAGGTATCGGTTTGGTAATTGCCTCGCTGATGTTTATGAAAAAAATAGGTGATTTAACAGCTCAGCGATCTGATGTAAAATCTTTAAAAGAAGAACCTTGGGCTGATGAAATCGGCCTTACAAAAAGCCTGCAGGAAAAAGTGTTTATCAAACATATTAAAGGTCCTTTGTTTTTTGGTTCTACCAGTGATTTTCAACAACTGATAAAACAAATTCCGGCATCTGCATCTACCATTGTTATCAGGATGGACAGAATGCAATATATCGACCAGTCGGGTTTGTATGCTCTGGAAGATGTGTTAGTGGATTTAAAAAAGGATGGTAAAAATATCCTGGCTGTTGATCTTCAAAAACAACCTGAATACATGATGGAACGAATTGATATTATCCCGGATCTTATCCCCGAAGAATGTATCTTTGATAATTTTAAAGAATGTCTTTCCTGGATTAAAAAACATCAAGATATAAAATAA
- a CDS encoding CvpA family protein, which translates to MNAFDVILAVLLLYGFIKGFTKGLFVEIASLAALISGVWGAIHFSYFIAAIMEKYVDWSEHYISLTAFAITFIAIVIVIASLGKLFTKLADFAALGLVNKILGGVFGFLKIAFIMSILLLFFSRINTAFSFVDKDTVDNSILYAPIKSMAPAIFPSIIKEEHIEMPKII; encoded by the coding sequence ATGAACGCTTTTGATGTTATTTTGGCAGTGCTGTTGTTATATGGTTTTATAAAGGGTTTTACAAAAGGGCTTTTTGTAGAAATTGCTTCTTTGGCAGCGTTAATTAGCGGAGTATGGGGAGCCATTCATTTTTCCTATTTCATAGCAGCTATTATGGAAAAATATGTAGACTGGAGCGAACACTATATTTCTTTAACGGCTTTTGCAATTACCTTTATAGCGATTGTTATTGTAATAGCCTCTTTAGGAAAACTATTTACAAAATTAGCCGATTTTGCTGCCTTAGGACTGGTCAATAAAATCTTAGGAGGTGTTTTTGGGTTCCTTAAAATAGCTTTTATAATGAGTATTTTGTTGTTGTTTTTTAGCAGGATAAATACTGCTTTTTCTTTTGTTGATAAGGATACCGTAGACAATTCTATTTTATATGCTCCAATAAAAAGCATGGCACCTGCTATTTTTCCTTCTATTATAAAGGAGGAACATATAGAGATGCCTAAAATTATTTAG
- a CDS encoding DUF3817 domain-containing protein, with amino-acid sequence MKTFFRLIGFLEGVSYILLLFIATPVKYYGNDPGYVKMLGMPHGILFMLYVILAFVLRSDQKWNTKTFATILSASVIPFGTFYVDKKYLKK; translated from the coding sequence ATGAAAACTTTTTTTAGACTTATTGGTTTTTTGGAAGGAGTATCCTATATATTATTGCTTTTCATTGCAACTCCTGTCAAATATTATGGAAATGATCCCGGTTATGTTAAAATGTTGGGAATGCCTCATGGAATTTTATTTATGTTATATGTGATTTTAGCATTTGTATTGCGCTCAGACCAAAAATGGAATACCAAAACATTTGCGACTATTTTGTCAGCATCTGTAATTCCGTTTGGAACTTTTTATGTAGATAAGAAGTACTTGAAAAAATAA
- a CDS encoding molybdenum cofactor biosynthesis protein MoaE: MSNTSVKITAEKLDVNKCYEFVKDSSCGGIAVFVGTVRNHTQNKEVIQLDFSTYKPMAIKELQKIADLALKKFAIKKIAIHHAEGLLKIGGTPVIIMVSAPHRKAAFEACEFAIDTLKETVPIWKKEYFSDGAVWVNAHP, translated from the coding sequence ATGAGTAATACTTCTGTCAAAATTACTGCTGAGAAATTAGATGTAAACAAATGCTACGAGTTTGTAAAAGATAGCTCCTGCGGTGGTATTGCTGTTTTTGTAGGAACCGTCAGAAACCATACGCAAAACAAAGAGGTAATTCAGCTTGATTTTTCTACTTATAAGCCCATGGCAATTAAAGAGCTACAAAAAATCGCTGACTTGGCTCTAAAAAAATTTGCCATCAAAAAAATTGCCATTCATCATGCAGAGGGCCTATTAAAAATAGGTGGAACCCCTGTAATTATTATGGTTTCTGCTCCGCATAGAAAGGCTGCTTTTGAAGCGTGTGAATTTGCTATTGATACATTAAAAGAGACCGTTCCTATCTGGAAAAAAGAATATTTTTCGGATGGAGCCGTATGGGTAAATGCTCACCCTTAA
- a CDS encoding transposase: MKTNEIIGIDVSKLLIDVCIYSKQIVQQFENSKSGFKLMLKWSFKNSSFSKEETMFVFEHTGMYSHLLSVSLTEQKLSFFIASGLEIKRSIGIARGKDDQIDAKRIALYGYRLKEELKPSKLPKRSILQLKSLLSLRTKLNKQRAGFKVTLKEQKRIYKAKEYKIIFDVQQKMIAELTKQIHKINTQMQAIIDQNIMLKETYKLVTSVKGIGMQTAIMMIVFTDNFSKFENWRKFASYCGVAPFPYQSGTSIKGRTKVSHLANKKLKAIINMCAISAIQHNPEMKLYYHKRIKQGKSKMSTVNIIRNKLIARVFAVVKRQTPYVDTFKFAA, from the coding sequence ATGAAAACAAATGAAATTATCGGAATCGATGTCAGTAAATTATTAATTGATGTTTGTATCTATTCTAAACAAATTGTTCAACAGTTTGAGAACAGTAAATCTGGATTTAAATTAATGCTAAAGTGGAGTTTTAAAAATTCGTCTTTCTCTAAAGAAGAAACCATGTTTGTATTTGAACATACAGGAATGTACTCTCATTTATTATCTGTGTCTTTAACTGAACAAAAATTATCTTTTTTCATAGCTTCTGGTTTAGAAATTAAAAGATCTATTGGTATTGCTCGTGGAAAGGATGACCAAATTGATGCCAAACGCATTGCTCTATATGGGTATCGATTAAAAGAAGAACTTAAACCCAGTAAGCTACCTAAAAGAAGTATATTACAACTAAAAAGTCTCTTATCTTTAAGGACAAAACTTAACAAACAAAGAGCTGGTTTTAAAGTTACTTTGAAAGAACAAAAAAGAATTTATAAAGCAAAAGAGTATAAAATAATCTTTGACGTTCAACAAAAAATGATTGCAGAACTAACCAAACAAATACACAAGATTAATACTCAAATGCAAGCTATTATTGACCAAAATATAATGTTAAAAGAAACCTATAAACTTGTTACTAGTGTTAAAGGTATAGGAATGCAAACTGCTATAATGATGATTGTGTTTACTGACAATTTTTCAAAATTTGAAAACTGGAGAAAGTTTGCCTCTTATTGTGGTGTTGCTCCTTTTCCTTACCAATCTGGAACTAGTATTAAAGGACGTACAAAAGTCTCTCATTTGGCTAATAAAAAATTGAAAGCAATTATTAATATGTGCGCTATTTCTGCTATACAACATAACCCAGAAATGAAATTATACTATCATAAAAGAATAAAACAAGGCAAAAGTAAAATGAGTACCGTTAACATTATTAGAAACAAATTAATAGCAAGAGTGTTTGCCGTTGTCAAACGACAAACACCCTATGTAGATACTTTTAAATTTGCTGCATAA
- a CDS encoding restriction endonuclease subunit M produces the protein MELTKEYVEKTKKNGENAILSLISKMDRDSSKITFILDSLGSFPKDFKGDWLFNYTKSTNHKLRMSAIRNIGKLKLNGEFPLLYELFETEPKTEIKREIISSIGRQRNLQSKDFIIQILKDNDPKIVCQAIRALLVFKDNKEIAEKLKKLRRHRNEMVQSIIEKEFYSGLKKQSKPHHTQTYNFLKDTVVHGDVRDVLKAVPEDSIHLTFTSPPYYNARDYSIYSCYQDYLEFLDEVFKEVHRVTKEGRFLLINTSPIIIPRISRQHSSRRYPIPFDLHSYIVNAGWEYLDDIIWLKPETSVKNRVGGFQQHRKPLGYKPNTVTEMIMVYRKKTTKLLDWNIRQYPKEIVEKSKVSNRFETTNVWKIDPVYSKNHTAVFPIKLCKKVIEYYSFEGDLVFDPFGGSGTFGRAAKALNRRFFLTELNDAYFEYMKSEKKPKLLFNELETKFLELQEFKKFANDTN, from the coding sequence ATGGAATTAACCAAAGAATATGTTGAAAAAACTAAAAAAAATGGTGAAAATGCCATTCTTTCATTGATTTCAAAAATGGATAGAGATAGCTCTAAAATAACTTTCATTTTAGATAGTTTAGGTTCTTTCCCAAAAGATTTTAAAGGCGATTGGCTCTTTAATTATACCAAAAGTACTAACCACAAATTAAGAATGTCGGCTATCCGAAATATTGGTAAACTCAAGTTAAACGGAGAATTTCCATTACTTTATGAACTCTTTGAAACTGAGCCAAAAACTGAAATTAAAAGAGAGATCATTTCTTCAATTGGAAGGCAAAGAAATTTACAATCAAAAGATTTTATCATTCAAATTTTAAAAGATAATGACCCGAAAATTGTATGTCAGGCCATAAGAGCGTTATTAGTTTTTAAAGACAATAAAGAAATTGCTGAAAAACTTAAAAAATTAAGAAGACACAGAAACGAAATGGTACAGAGTATCATTGAAAAAGAATTCTATTCGGGTTTAAAAAAACAAAGTAAACCACACCATACACAGACTTACAATTTCTTGAAAGATACGGTTGTTCACGGAGATGTTAGGGATGTTTTAAAAGCAGTACCGGAAGATAGTATTCACCTGACCTTTACTTCACCGCCATATTACAATGCAAGAGATTATTCTATCTATTCATGTTATCAAGATTATTTAGAATTTTTGGATGAAGTTTTTAAAGAAGTGCACCGAGTAACTAAAGAAGGGCGTTTTTTGTTAATCAATACCTCACCCATTATTATTCCAAGAATTAGCAGACAGCATTCAAGCAGAAGATATCCCATTCCTTTTGACCTACATAGCTATATTGTAAATGCAGGCTGGGAATATCTTGACGACATCATTTGGTTAAAACCCGAAACAAGTGTAAAAAATAGAGTTGGTGGATTTCAGCAACACAGAAAACCATTAGGATATAAACCGAACACAGTTACTGAAATGATAATGGTTTATCGTAAAAAAACCACAAAATTGTTGGATTGGAACATTCGCCAATATCCAAAAGAAATTGTTGAGAAAAGTAAAGTCTCTAATAGATTTGAGACTACTAATGTTTGGAAAATTGACCCGGTATATAGTAAAAATCATACAGCTGTTTTTCCCATCAAATTATGCAAAAAAGTAATTGAATACTATTCGTTTGAAGGAGATTTGGTTTTTGATCCTTTTGGTGGTAGTGGAACTTTTGGAAGAGCTGCGAAAGCACTCAACAGACGATTCTTTTTAACCGAATTAAACGATGCATATTTTGAGTATATGAAATCCGAAAAAAAACCAAAATTATTATTTAATGAACTAGAAACCAAATTTTTAGAATTACAAGAATTTAAAAAATTTGCAAATGATACTAACTGA
- a CDS encoding CfrBI family restriction endonuclease yields the protein MILTDQVTKNIVKKLIKGEDYRIEIVTLINAEFLQFAIEFFKKVAFAKIKNEDISTDWYKKEMLALNLPPDEIAINSGLNKKTITNMYNSGTRQVVIDASYEHYDTLYSAIEELTKVEDIDLSLTIKFNKVSVDLNISESLIVINTLAVKRAALRGGLWSTAGKQTEEPLMVALCKLFDVPSKNYSIKPKAKRVRKGVVNREIDFFLYENENIYKCEVKLIGKGNPESADTVIARDSKVFVADKLSDQNKAQLNNLKVEWVELREDKGYNRFEQVLTNLKIPHKKLTTDLDCKLNEIIEEFFK from the coding sequence ATGATACTAACTGACCAAGTAACAAAAAACATAGTTAAGAAATTAATTAAAGGAGAAGACTATCGAATAGAAATTGTAACTCTTATTAATGCGGAATTTCTACAATTTGCAATAGAATTTTTCAAAAAAGTTGCTTTTGCAAAAATTAAAAACGAAGATATTTCTACCGATTGGTACAAAAAAGAAATGTTGGCACTCAATCTTCCACCGGATGAAATAGCAATTAACTCAGGGCTCAACAAAAAGACGATTACTAATATGTATAATTCAGGCACTCGCCAGGTTGTTATAGATGCTTCTTACGAACATTATGATACTTTATATTCAGCCATTGAGGAATTGACTAAAGTTGAAGATATTGATTTGAGTTTAACCATTAAATTCAATAAGGTAAGTGTCGATTTAAATATAAGCGAAAGCTTGATTGTAATTAATACATTAGCAGTAAAACGAGCAGCTTTGCGTGGTGGACTTTGGAGTACAGCAGGAAAACAAACCGAAGAACCATTAATGGTAGCCTTATGTAAATTATTTGACGTTCCTTCCAAAAATTATTCTATAAAACCAAAAGCAAAACGAGTTCGTAAAGGAGTCGTAAATCGAGAAATTGATTTCTTTTTGTATGAAAATGAAAATATCTACAAATGTGAAGTTAAACTAATAGGAAAGGGAAACCCGGAAAGTGCCGATACAGTAATAGCAAGAGATAGCAAAGTTTTTGTGGCAGATAAATTATCTGACCAAAATAAAGCACAATTAAATAATTTAAAAGTAGAATGGGTAGAACTTAGAGAAGATAAGGGCTACAATCGATTTGAACAAGTTTTAACCAATTTAAAAATACCACACAAGAAACTAACTACAGATTTAGATTGTAAATTGAACGAAATAATTGAAGAATTTTTTAAATAA
- a CDS encoding molybdopterin biosynthesis protein MoeB — protein sequence MKSISKDILFKRQTTLPEIGKEGQKRLQQAKVLVVGCGGLGSPVAVYLASSGVGIIHLVDFDKVMAANLHRQIFYSLEDIGKYKSKVLASFIRQRAPYTEVSFSTEVLTKSNAIELISNVDIVVDGTDSLPTKYLLNDVCVLQNKPLVYGSLYKFDGYVSTFNVAQGKGRYSANLRDAFPEMNVAVPNCEEAGTLNAIVGMIATAQVNEVLKIITKTGKPLVNELLIYNAQQNTQLKMKLTPGVPKEKIAAIFKTQTYFDPTCGNRNPDWQISPEELKEILADTRRSQQVNLIAVLSDLKLPFSVHQTIPIREFDANTLEVDFEKTYVMVCQRGLNSYKAMVQLKEKYPGLNVLNLTGGISAYL from the coding sequence GTGAAAAGCATCAGCAAAGACATATTATTTAAACGTCAAACCACTTTACCGGAGATAGGCAAAGAGGGTCAGAAAAGATTACAACAGGCAAAGGTTTTAGTAGTAGGTTGCGGAGGTTTGGGAAGCCCTGTTGCCGTGTATCTGGCTTCAAGCGGAGTCGGAATTATTCATTTGGTTGATTTTGACAAAGTGATGGCTGCAAATTTGCATCGGCAAATTTTCTATTCGTTAGAGGATATAGGAAAATATAAATCCAAAGTATTGGCAAGTTTTATCCGGCAAAGAGCACCGTATACGGAAGTGAGCTTTTCAACGGAGGTATTGACAAAATCCAATGCCATTGAGTTGATTTCTAATGTGGATATTGTGGTAGACGGAACGGATAGTTTACCAACGAAATATTTATTGAATGATGTTTGTGTATTGCAAAACAAACCTTTGGTTTACGGTTCTTTATATAAGTTTGACGGTTATGTAAGTACCTTTAATGTGGCGCAGGGAAAAGGACGTTATTCGGCAAATTTGCGGGATGCTTTTCCTGAAATGAATGTTGCGGTTCCTAATTGTGAAGAAGCGGGAACTTTAAATGCAATTGTAGGAATGATTGCAACCGCACAAGTCAATGAAGTCTTAAAGATAATTACCAAAACAGGTAAACCGCTGGTAAACGAATTATTGATTTATAATGCACAGCAAAATACGCAACTGAAGATGAAATTAACACCCGGCGTTCCAAAAGAAAAGATTGCCGCTATTTTTAAGACTCAAACCTATTTTGATCCCACTTGTGGAAACCGGAACCCCGATTGGCAAATTTCACCGGAAGAATTAAAAGAAATATTAGCAGATACTAGGCGTAGCCAACAAGTTAATTTGATTGCAGTATTATCTGACTTAAAATTACCTTTTAGCGTACATCAAACCATTCCTATTCGGGAATTTGATGCAAATACACTTGAAGTGGATTTTGAGAAAACTTACGTGATGGTTTGTCAAAGAGGACTTAACAGTTATAAAGCAATGGTACAATTAAAGGAGAAATATCCCGGATTGAATGTGTTGAACTTAACCGGTGGAATTTCTGCGTATTTATAA
- a CDS encoding NTP transferase domain-containing protein, which translates to MKKHQKHTNLIRRKNGNFAPNEVTILGAKCSIISDLVRNVSQYLSQYQLAYFDASHAKDIDENLLSDFTFHHKGQLTITTDVPVNEYVQRIQFSQFDCVFINGNHYAGEKQIILLDPEKESSINKRIHQLSDIRFFIKLTKEVAPFQSLKEKFLNWDQIPQYHITEIDKIVHDIAGLIQREIPKIKGLVLTGGKSTRMGTDKSKLDYYGKPQKEYVRNLLESRNIETYFSVGNISNTDETIIIRDTFLNLGPFGGICSAFQKDPNSAWFVLATDVPFVNEELIQLLMEKRNPAKVATAVKGKGKQFPEPLITIFEPKAYPVLLQFLAQGYSCPRKMLINSDVEIVEVEDDLIRNINTPEEYEAAKKELCPG; encoded by the coding sequence ATGAAAAAACATCAGAAGCATACAAATTTGATTCGTAGGAAAAATGGCAACTTTGCTCCGAATGAAGTAACTATTCTTGGTGCCAAATGTAGTATTATTTCTGATTTGGTCAGGAACGTATCACAATATCTGTCACAATACCAATTAGCCTATTTTGACGCCTCACATGCAAAAGATATTGATGAGAATTTATTATCTGATTTTACATTTCACCACAAAGGACAGTTAACGATTACTACTGATGTACCTGTAAATGAATATGTACAACGGATTCAGTTTTCACAATTTGATTGTGTATTTATAAATGGTAATCATTATGCAGGAGAAAAACAAATCATCCTGTTAGACCCGGAAAAAGAATCTTCCATCAATAAAAGAATACATCAGCTATCTGATATCCGGTTTTTTATAAAATTAACCAAAGAAGTTGCGCCTTTTCAGTCTTTAAAAGAGAAGTTTTTAAACTGGGATCAGATCCCTCAGTACCATATAACTGAAATTGATAAAATTGTACACGATATAGCCGGATTGATTCAACGGGAGATCCCAAAAATAAAAGGATTGGTTTTGACAGGAGGGAAAAGTACACGAATGGGAACAGACAAATCCAAACTGGATTATTATGGAAAACCTCAAAAAGAATATGTAAGAAATTTACTTGAAAGCCGGAATATTGAAACGTATTTTTCTGTTGGGAATATTTCTAATACAGATGAAACCATAATAATTCGAGATACCTTTTTGAATTTGGGCCCCTTTGGAGGGATTTGCTCTGCATTTCAAAAAGACCCGAATTCAGCCTGGTTTGTTCTGGCGACAGATGTTCCTTTTGTGAATGAAGAGTTGATTCAATTGCTCATGGAGAAAAGAAACCCGGCAAAAGTGGCAACCGCAGTAAAAGGAAAAGGAAAGCAGTTCCCGGAACCTTTGATTACTATTTTTGAACCCAAAGCCTATCCTGTGTTGCTGCAATTTTTAGCACAAGGATATTCATGCCCCAGAAAAATGTTGATCAATTCGGATGTGGAAATTGTAGAAGTTGAAGACGATTTGATTCGTAATATCAATACTCCGGAAGAATACGAAGCAGCTAAAAAAGAGCTCTGTCCGGGATAG
- the moaC gene encoding cyclic pyranopterin monophosphate synthase MoaC, translated as MSFSHINKKNRPKMVDVSGKAVTKRRAIAKATVFLGAEVISYFENDELLTKKGPVFQTAIIAGIQAVKKTSEIIPMCHPLLINGIDVNIHIADSEHIEVFCKVTIEGKTGVEMEALHGISAACLTIYDMCKSISKEIVIKEIKLVEKTGGKSDVKLM; from the coding sequence ATGAGCTTTTCACATATTAACAAAAAGAACCGGCCGAAAATGGTAGATGTGTCCGGAAAAGCAGTTACCAAAAGAAGGGCAATAGCCAAAGCAACCGTATTTTTAGGAGCCGAAGTGATTTCTTATTTTGAAAATGATGAACTGCTTACTAAAAAAGGACCTGTATTTCAAACAGCCATCATTGCCGGAATCCAGGCTGTTAAAAAGACATCGGAAATCATTCCTATGTGTCATCCGTTATTGATTAACGGAATCGATGTCAATATCCATATCGCAGATAGTGAGCACATTGAAGTTTTTTGCAAAGTTACCATCGAAGGAAAAACAGGAGTAGAAATGGAAGCTTTGCATGGAATCTCGGCAGCGTGCTTAACTATTTATGATATGTGTAAATCTATCTCTAAGGAAATCGTCATAAAAGAAATAAAATTAGTAGAAAAAACGGGTGGAAAAAGTGATGTGAAGTTAATGTAA
- a CDS encoding molybdopterin molybdenumtransferase MoeA has protein sequence MVSVEEALQIILKSTQDFGVEEVPFLKSVGRVLKEDIVADRDFPPFNRVAMDGIAIDFDAFKEGQLSFVIEGIQAAGSPQQILNSAKNCYEVMTGAILPKNTNTVIRYEDVTIEHSIATVIIDNVEKGKNVHTKGKDRGKGKVLIPKNRRITAAEIGVMATVGKTTIQVARTPKIMMVSTGNELVAVKETPLAHQIRMSNVYTLAALLEKLHIKTEMAHIIDEKSSLSKQIASYLNDYDVLLFSGAVSKGKFDFLPEILETLGVKKQFHRVSQRPGKPFWFGHTALLNTGKGEKNKTGGTVVFAFPGNPVSTYVNCLVYFYPWFAKSVGLELKKEIAILGEDVFFNPGLTYFLQVRIDIKQGHLMAFPVKGNGSGDLASLVSADGFIELPKEQREFKKGETYPIIRYRNF, from the coding sequence GTGGTTTCCGTAGAAGAAGCATTACAAATCATCTTAAAAAGTACACAAGATTTTGGCGTGGAGGAGGTTCCGTTTCTGAAATCTGTCGGAAGGGTTTTAAAAGAAGATATTGTTGCTGATCGTGATTTCCCTCCCTTTAACAGGGTCGCTATGGATGGAATAGCTATTGACTTTGATGCTTTTAAAGAAGGACAACTGAGTTTTGTCATAGAAGGAATACAGGCGGCGGGAAGCCCTCAACAAATACTGAATAGTGCAAAAAACTGCTACGAGGTGATGACGGGAGCCATATTGCCAAAAAATACAAATACAGTGATTCGTTATGAAGATGTAACTATTGAGCATTCGATTGCAACAGTCATTATAGACAACGTAGAAAAAGGGAAAAATGTTCATACAAAAGGCAAAGACAGAGGTAAGGGGAAAGTTCTGATTCCTAAAAACAGAAGGATTACGGCAGCTGAAATCGGAGTGATGGCTACTGTTGGAAAAACAACAATACAAGTTGCAAGAACACCCAAAATCATGATGGTTTCTACGGGAAACGAATTAGTAGCAGTCAAAGAGACTCCATTAGCACATCAAATCAGAATGAGCAATGTATATACATTGGCTGCTTTATTGGAAAAACTGCATATCAAAACTGAAATGGCGCATATTATAGATGAAAAATCCTCTCTAAGCAAGCAGATAGCAAGCTATTTGAACGATTATGATGTTTTGTTATTTAGCGGTGCGGTAAGTAAAGGAAAGTTCGATTTTCTTCCTGAAATTTTAGAAACATTAGGAGTTAAAAAACAATTTCACAGAGTTTCTCAGCGTCCGGGAAAACCTTTTTGGTTTGGACATACAGCACTTTTGAATACCGGCAAAGGAGAAAAAAATAAAACCGGTGGTACGGTAGTGTTTGCATTTCCCGGGAATCCGGTTTCTACCTATGTAAATTGTTTGGTGTATTTTTATCCCTGGTTTGCAAAATCAGTAGGGCTTGAGCTTAAAAAAGAAATAGCAATCTTAGGAGAAGATGTTTTTTTTAATCCCGGGCTAACGTATTTTTTGCAGGTTAGAATTGACATAAAACAAGGGCATTTAATGGCTTTTCCGGTCAAAGGAAATGGTTCGGGAGATCTGGCAAGTTTGGTATCGGCAGACGGATTTATTGAATTGCCAAAAGAACAGCGTGAATTTAAAAAAGGGGAAACATACCCTATCATCAGGTATCGAAATTTTTAA